The region CTGGGCTTGGACAGCACCTTTGGGGGCCTGGAGGCCATGATAACGGCGCTGTGCGACGAGTATCCCCGTGCGATTGGCAGGCGTCGAGAGCTGttcgtcctgctgctgctcgtctTCATCTTCCTGTGCGCCCTGCCCACAATGACTTATGTAAGTactcccatcccatcccatcccctctCCGTCTAAGGATTATCCAGTGATTCGTTTAATTAACGCTTAAGTGAGATTGTGGcttatacatatgcatatttaGGCACACCTTCCCCACCCCCTCAGTGGCTGGTTTCCCAGCGCTCGAATGCTCGATGGATGGCCGAGCTAAGTGCTTTTTATCGTTCGCCCAGTTAATCTTCACACAACACACACTCGATGGACTCTTTGCCTTTCttatttttctgcatttttatCACCTGTCAAGTTCGGTGGACTTGTCTGCCCTGCCCAGCCCTGGCCAAACAGCAACCAGCCACcacctattcctattcctgcgctggcgctggcgctggggctggctgttgctgttcaaACACTTAAGCTGGTCCGTTCCTTCTCCTGCCACTTTATCTgattaaatttgaaattgtaATTTGCTGCGTTCTATATTCTATATTCTGACTCGGACACTTCTATCGGAGTAGCTTCTATCGGTCAATGGATCAAGCTATtcaaccccatccccccccaTCCATTAATCAGTGCCACACACAATGGTCCCTCCCCTCCATGTATGGGGGAGAACTCTCTTCTAGCCTTTAATTGATtgcaatgtgtgtgtgtattttcaGGGAGGCGTTGTCCTGGTCAATTTCCTGAATGTCTACGGACCCGGCCTGGCCATCCTCTTTGTGGTGTTCGTGGAGGCTGCCGGAGTGTTCTGGTTCTACGGCGTGGACCGCTTTAGCTCCGATGTGGAGCAGATGCTGGGCTCCAAGCCGGGACTGTTCTGGCGCATCTGCTGGACCTACATCAGTCCGGTGTTCCTGCTGGTAAGATTGCCTCGATCCCACCATCCCCGACAGCCACTCAAAGCGGAATTACTTGCAGACAATATTCATATTCTCGATCCTGGGCTACAAGGAGATGCTGGGCGAGGAGTACTACTATCCGGACTGGAGCTACAAGGTGGGCTGGGCTGTGACCTGCTCCTCCGTGTTGTGCATACCCATGTACATCATCTACAAGTTCTGCTTTGCGACCAAGGGTGATTGCCGGCAGCGGCTGAAGGATTCCTTCCAGCCGGACGACAGCAGTGGCTCGGTGGTCCCCGGCCAGCAGGGCACCTCGGTGTGACATGACAACGTCGTGCACTTGAACATCCACACCAACAGGACCAAGATCAAGATATATAATTTGAATTGTAAAAGCTTTTCACCAACAACGACAGTACCAGTACCCCTCgaagagagcagcagcaataggCTGCTGAATAGCTACCACTCCTACCACACAAATAATCTTAGCTACCACTATCCAGATCCAGACGCAGATCCCACAAagcacacccacaccccgAATGGGGTGGATCAGAATTGGATCGACAATGATATTATTACGTATGGCGCTAGTGCTAGTGCTAGTGTTAGGCCCTCGCATTCGCATAGCCATAATAGTTTAGGTCTCCATAGCAGGACCCCctttgctgccactgctggcgaGGACAATAACTACGGCCTGAGGCTCGGCAGCTGCAAGCCGCTGAAGTTTCCCCTGGCCAGCGAGTGGCTGGTTTGAAGGAGCATCCGCGACGATAGCATCCACGAAAGCTCTGCAAGCAGCCATTTTGCAGGGCTTTCCCGAGGTGCACGGTGTGCGTGTCCTCCACTTGGTACCAAATTACAGGACAGGTGTACTCTTTCACGTTTAGTTTGTAAGCGTTAAGCGTAGCTCAGCTCGTAAGTAAAGCGACATTTGGTAAAATGCTTTCATAGAAAACTAGTAGATACATAAAATACATTCTCGAAACACCCTGTACAATGCCTGCACTTACACAAAACATTTCCCTCTGCTGTCGGTTAGAGGAACAATCGTAAGACAGCCATTTACATTGTTTTTCTAACGCGTGTTCGTTGAtactaaaattaaataataaatattccaTACTTATTGTTTCGGTTATACGAAATAAGAAAACACAAAGCAAAGACCACAATTGTTTCATTTCGGAAAGGGGACGGTTAGGCTGAGGCCGCATTTGAATTAAACAacgaattttattttaaattatttaatttgtaattacATAGACTTGCCGTTCGTTAACTGATACGCATAGCTGGGCGAAATAAAAACAGGAGACGATCCTACATGAACAATAAGTAAATGGGCGATGCGATGATCGAAAGTTGGTGATTGTTGTTCCAGTTGTGGCGGTTTAGAGGATGATGTTTTCAGAGGTGATAGTGTCGCCTGCAGCCCTTGTTTTTCCGCTTGCGACGTGGCTTGTGCTTTTTCTTCCGCTCCTATTTTTTGGAACTCTTGCTGCTGTCGTCCTTGCTCTTGTCCGACTTCTCTTCCGTCTTCTTGCCATCCTTATCTTTCGTGTCCTTGTTATCCTTGTCCTTGCTGTCCTTGTTCTTGTCCTTGGCATCCTTGCTGTCAGCCGACTCAATCGCCTTCTTGCCCTCCTCGGCATCCCGATTCGCCAGCTTGTTGTTGATCAAATTGTGCAATGCAATGATCGAGCGCACCATGGACGCCAGATAGACGACCAGCATCTGGTCATTGGTCTTCACGTACATTGTGCCCGTGAACTGGTCGTTGGTGATGTCCGGCAGCAGGTTGAAGATGTCCTGCAGCTGGTAGACGATCTGATGGTTGATCGGCATCTTGCCATCGCCCACACGCTGCAGATACTGCTTGATGTCGCGCAGCTGGGCATTGAGGCCCTTCAGGCCCATCAGCTGGTTCGTGATCTTCTGCGACAGGCTGCCCACGGTGGTGTCCTTGATGTCGCGCAGCAGGTGCTCCACGCCCACCTCCTCAGCCTCCTCGGCACCGATTTCACTGGGCACATGCTCGAAGGTCTTGCTGGTGGGCGAGCCATCGTCGTGGACCTCTTCCACGGATATGTAGGCCTCTGTGGGCAGGCCCAGATCCTTGGGCTTGGCATCGATGATGACCAGCACCGAGTTGGGGCAATAGCGACGGATCAGCTCATTGATGGCAATATCGTTCTGATGCAGCTTCGGACCCGTGTGATACCAGCCCACCACGCGCTCCCGAGCGTTCACCTTCTTGAACATGCCGTACATGTTCTCGAGGTAGTCGTGGTCCAAGAACCATACCGATTTGTCCTTATCGTCCTCATCAAAAGGTACTGCAAAGCGGAGCAAATTAGTTAATCTTTTTATGTCCAGTAAATATTTCCACTAACCTGCAAAACTGTTGGACACATCGAGCACACCCTTGGAGCGCCAGCAGCCGAGCAGGACACCAACAACACGCTTCTGGTTGCCAATCTTGCCCATGCGATTGAAGTGATCCACCACGGACAGCAGCACCAGAGGGTGCACTATCACTTTGTTTACGCTAACCTCCATCGACGgcatttctgtttctgttgtagTTTGTGGTAAACTGTAGTTTGCTTTACGCACAGCGTGCTTGGCTCTTCACTGAGCTCTGAAGTTTGCGCAGAATTGGGAACTCTGATCAAATTTTTcgcaacaaaaatgtattgttGCGTTTGCGGCAAAAACTGTGTGGCCTGAAATGACAAGCAGAATCGATTCTTCCTCTTCCAAAAAGCGCCAGTCACCCCGAACGGAGTTCGTCGACCACCCCACGAAAATTTATTTCAGTTTAAGTGAAAGATATCTCCGCAATTTTTCATTGTAAGGAAAGAGAAATTATATACAAGGACCTTTTACAAACAGTATTATTTTGGCCGGTGTAATATAATTAAACGGAAGAGGGTTAAGCGCACTTTTTCTCATCGGTATATTATGAAAtggagacggtatatttcggtatattccTGAGGGTCTGGCGGTATGTTTTATCAATAAATCCGCGGTCTCACTGCTGCCGACGGGAAGAAAATCATGAAAAGAAAATTGCTcagcaaacagaaagaaaGCGGAAAATTAGCAAGAAGTGGTGCAAAAAGAAATGTGCAAGCCCATCAGTGagactgcagctgcagttgtgCGTCAAATATAAATGTAGTACGTAGTTCCTGGCGCTAtttattttctgtgtgtggtgCGTGTGTGGTagtgttgtttctgttgtgcCCTTGGCGAAAGCAAATATTGCTGCGCTCCTCTGGCACAGATGACCTAAACGCCATTTTTGGCGCACGGTCACACTGCCGTTGCGCGAGAGAAAttacaatacaaataaaacGCAGCGCAGGCAAATTGTGTGCAGTTAAAAACACGCTTTTATCTAAGCCCCAAAGTGTTCATTCGGACCATGAAAAATCCACTGTGTACTGCTTTGTGTCATACCGATATCAGTGAATGAGTGTGCGGCCGCGCTCTTGTGTGCGGATGAGGTAATTGgtggctgcctctgccttcgTCTACAGTTTCACGCCCATCCAACGCAGTGTCAGGCGGCGGCTTCGTCGTAATCATCAATGAGCTGTCGTTTGCTCCGTTGCCGTCCCGTTCGCCGAGGTCCGCAACTGTAAATCGAGGCTTGAAGTGCGCGTGTTGGGCGCATATTTGGCACTGCATTTGCGTTAATTATGGTGTTATCAGTGTTTTAGGCACATTCTCCAGACTGGGGGCTATACAATTTCACTGAAATTTTGCCAAATCGAAAGAGAAGAAAACCACCGAAAGCCCAGAGACCAGCTCACAAATACTTAGGCACCGAAAGagagccccacacacacacaaacacacacacacacgaacgcaCGCTGTACGCTCTTTTGTCTACGTCTTTGACTTTTTCTCGTTTGTAATCATTTTCCTCCCATTCGTACGTGTTTTTTCTACAAATATTAGAGCTCGCGAGCtgctaattaaattataaaacatACAGAAACGTTAAAAGAAGACGACGACCGTCCAACCAAGCCCACAATCCCCACTATTTGGCCTATTTCGCTGAGGCGGCGCAAAGAAGATACGACAAAAGAGgcagaaaagcagaaacagGCAGAAAAAGACTAATAGAAGGTGAGCCACAGTTTAAACTAGGCGCTTAAGCGGTCACTTGGGGATGGAGCTTGGAGCTTCGATCCGATCCGTAGTGTTTGGTTTGGCCTGATTTAACTGAAATAACTCCGTTACGGCGGATCTGTAGCACCTGCTGCTTCCCCGCGCTGCCACTTGGCATCCGTGCCAACTCTGGTAGCTGGtgtctggtctctggtctctgcgCCAAGTGCAAAATCAATCAATGaacgtcgcagtcgcagtcagtCGCACTgcacatacaaatatacaaaccATCCatgtacagtgtacactcgTATGTCTCTTCAGCTTTCTCCAAATCTAGTTTTCCTTGTTGGACTCTCGCCCAGAGCCGTTGCCAGCTCCTGCACTATGTAGAGGCCAAAATATCATCATCGAACTGAGAAACAGACCAACTAAAGTAGCAACTAATTGCCTGCCTGCGAAGGCGAAGGAGAACGAGAATAAGCAGAATCGAAAGCAGAAGCAGTAGAGCAAAGATGTCGTTCATAACTAACCTTAAAAAGGTCTTTCACCTCGGCGGGGGTGAGGCCAAGAAGAAGCGCCTGTACAACAACATCAAAATGGACTCGGATCCGGCGGAATTCTGGGAGATGGTTGGCGAACTGGGCGACGGAGCCTTTGGGAAGGTATACAAGGCCCAGCACAAGGAGCATAGGCGCTTCGCAGCGGCCAAGATGTGCACGCTGGAGGATGAGGAGAACCTGAGCGACCACATGGTCGAGATTGACATCCTCTCCGAGATCAAGCATCCCAACATCGTCGAACTCTACGAGGCCTTCTCCCTAGAGGACAAGTTGTGGGTAAGATGTGCTCGCCAGCATCCCATCAATTAAGAAACTATTAACCGAGACGAGGCTTTCTTTAGATGCTCATTGAGTACTGCGATGGTGGGGCCTTGGACAGCATCATggtggagctggagaagcCATTGACTGAGCCGCAAATCGCCTACGTTTGCAAGCACATGACGGAGGGTCTGACGTTTCTCCACAAGAACAAGGTCATTCATCGTGACTTGAAGGCCGGAAATGTTCTCCTCACCATGGAGGGGGGCGTCAAATTGGGTAAGTTATAGCATTTACCGATCTGGCAGCTACCGATATCTATAATTCCAACCTCTTCTCCAGCGGACTTTGGTGTCTCGGCCAAGAATAAACACACAATGCAGAAGCATGACACATTCATCGGCACACCCTATTGGATGGCCCCCGAGCTGGTGCTGTGCGAAACGTTTCGGGACAATCCGTACGATCACAAGGTGGACATCTGGTCGCTGGGCATAACACTTATCGAGCTGGCCCAAATGGAGCCGCCCAACAGTGAAATGTCCCCGATGCGAGTGCTGCTCAAGATCCAAAAGAGCGAGCCACCCAAACTGGAGCAGCCCAGCCGGTGGAGCAAGGAATTCAACGATTTCCTAAAGAAGTCTTTAGTCAAGGTAAATCATCTATCTACCATAGATCTATCATCGCCACTCCCCTCAATAATTTGTTTCTTTCGGTCCACAGGACCCCCAGCTGAGACCCACTTCGGATGTGCTGGTGCAGCACAGCTTCATCAACAGGGATCTGGACTGCAAGCCCATCAAGGATCTGCTGCTCGAGTACAAGGCCGAGGTCGTGGAGGAGGTGGTCGATGACGAGACCGAGGTGAGTTTTTCTTGGAGGCCCCGGGGCCACTGGCACTGCACTGCGCTGTTGCACCCTCGTAGTCCAATGCTAGATATGACACAATATTCTATATAATCTCACCTCTCCAACcgctctctctgtttctctatTCTCTTTTACACGCTGCTGCCTcaacccaaaaccaaaaaaccaaaaatcaaatcaaaattaaaaaaaaaatcaacattCCAAAACATTCTCGCACCGTGCGATAAAttcttttaatatattttcgTTTATCTCTCTTGGTTGTTattctttcgtttcgtttcttttcccCCTTCGTTTCCCTTCCGTTGTGCCCTTTCTGCCAAAAATGTCGCAATGTTCGCTCTTATCATTTCTTATGATTATTTCACACAAACCAAACGATTAATATAGAAGCTTAAACGCCAAGTGAAGCGGCGCTCGCTCTATCAGAGGGTTGGTAAGTCGTTCTACAGCAACCACTCCACCCCGTTCCATGCTCCATCCGGCCCTGCATCCCATCCCCCCTGCCTCTACTGTTCTCCGATAACGGGCCTACAATTAGTTTACTTATTTTATCAGCTTTGCCAAATGGCCATCACTCCCTCCGCTGCCGCCTTGCCCTGCCCCTTATAGCCATGGTCTAGTCTGGATTGTTCCATCTTGCACGCTTTTGTTATCATTCTCATATCATATCAGTTTCTTGCGTTAATGATAGCAGGTGCAGGTGATAATTGTACAATGCCTTACCTATAATGCTATCTCGTCTATTGTCGTATTCCCCCGAGATCCTTAGAAAACGCACTCAAAGGAAGATTCGGCCTGCTGAAATCTGCTTTTGATAATCTTTTGTATCTAATTTTTGGAGTAGTAGGAATCATTTTCCTCTCGATTATTCAAAGCTAATGAGGATTTCCCTTGATTTCCATTAGGAACCCCGCAACTCGGCGCTCCAGCTCGACCTGGACGATGACTCCGCCTCTCTGCGGAGCCAAGACATTGACAAACGTAAGTTGAAGGCATACACGTGGCCATCATAGGGCTTAATTGTCACTAAAACAGTTCCAGGTACACCTACATCCATACTGCGGGATTCCAAAGAGCAGTCCCAACCAGCagcggtagcagcagcagcagcagtagcggcAAATAAAGCCACAATCCCTGACAAACAATCTAACCACAAGGAGGACAATGCGTTGGTACTGGCTGAACCGGCAGCTCTACCGCCGCATACCAAAGTGCCTGCCCCAGCGCCACCCAACAGCTTTGCCCAAcaaaaccagcaacaacaacagccacagccgcaaaCCCaagcagttgttgctgctgccccagttgttgctcctgctgcagtgCTGCAAAAGATACCCGAAGATTTTGCTGCTGTCGAAGCGGATAAAAAGGTAGGGATCCCTCCTTAATGCAGTACAATGCCCTGTACGCTGTACTAACACACGAAATTCGTTGTATTCCACAGCACTTTATCAAAAAGGAGAAGGGCAAAGCGCCGCCACCACCATCGACAACGTCATCGCCATCGGGAGCCACCGCAGCCATTGCCGCTGCCAGTGCAAAGCCTCAGACCACGCCCGaacccccctcccactcccccacaTCAGCCATTGAGGTGGCCATTGGTGGCCCAGAGGCAATGGAGCAGCAGAAACCGCAGCCACCATCGCCCACAGCCTCATCCATCATATCCGTGCAGTCGGTGGCCTCCTCCAACGCGTCGTCTTCGTCGGGGGGCAGTGTGTCGAATGCTGTCCTCAGCTCCAGCACCTCCCTGATCACCATCAACAGCGATGcgccgccacagcagcagcagctgcatctgcagccacagccacatcaaCCACAGCACCTGGTGCTGCCAAACAGCTTGGAGTCGGTTAGTCAGATTACAGTCGTGACCAGCACCCATCCGCCTGTCATCATTGACAACTCTGTGCCGCCCCAGAACGAGGTGGTGATTGTGTCGAACGACTTGAACAAGAGCACGCATCTGAATGAGTCCTCCACGGACGATGACTTCCCCTCACTGGACGACAGTTTGGGCGATGCCACGACACCGCCACACAAGCAATCATCGATGATATTGTCCGTCAATGAGCCATCCGGAGCTCCACAGGCCCCACCACAGCCTGCAGGAGCAGTGCATGCCCGCAAACTGGACGAGAGCGAGGTCCTGATTGTGAGCCCCTCCTTTGGAGACGATGATTCGGCCTACAACACGGCCTCAGGCAGTCACAGTCACGACCACAGTGACCAGCTGATGGACACCAGCCATGTGTCCGTTGTCACTGTGGGCGACGAGGTCATCAAGGTGAAGGACAGCAGCAACGAGGTACTCAAGCGACCTCAGCCCAACGGCATTGTACCCGAAGACGTGAACATAATCGTGAATCGGTTCAAGCCCTCCAGCGATCATGAGAAGCGCACCTCGCCGGACAGCTCGTTGAGCGAGAACGGTTCGGTGCGAGGGCGTCGCGGCATTGAGGTACAGATCAGCGGCTCGGATGTCGACAGCATCGGCACCAACACTAGTCAGGACAGCCGACACGAGACAGATCACAAGCcacaggcgcagcagcagacacCAGCCAGTGTGCTaatgccgccgcctcctccgtCGTACAACAACCACACGCAGACCAttgacgaggaggaggaggtcgtGATACGGCCCAAGACGCGCGTACCGCCGGTAGCCAAGTCCGGGGGCTCAAGTGGTCTCACCAAAGAGGAAATCGAGCTGCGCAATCTGCGCAAGAAAACGCGCAAGAGGACGCGTAAGTTCGAGATCGATGGGGTGCAGATGACGACCACCACGAGTCGGGTGATCTATGGGGATGAGGAGAACGGACGCATCTACGACGATCACGATTTCCGGAAACAAGAGCTGCGCGAGCTGAAAATGCTGCAGAAGCaggagaagaagcagcagaacGAGTTGCATGTGAAGGAGCAGATggccaaggagcagcaggatcGCCGTTTCGAGCAGGAACGCTCCTCGCTGGAGAAGACCTACGAGGCGGATATGGATATGCTGGCTCGCCAGCACAAGCAGCTCGTGGAGAAGACCGAGCAAACGCAAGAGAACGAGCTCAGGTCCTCCTCGAAACGCATCCGCtccgagcaggagcaggaactgAAGATATTCCGCGAGAACCTCAAGCAGGAGATCCGTTTGCTTAAGCAGGAGGTCGATCTGTTTCCCAAAGACAAGCGCAAGGACGAGTTCAAGCAGCGACGCTCGGCCATGGAGCTCGACCACGAGGAAAAGGAGCGCGCCTTCCTCGACTCCCTTAAGGAACGAcacgagctgctgctgcggcggctcaGCGAGAAGCATCGCGACCATCTGGCCACCATCAACCGCAACTTCctgcagcagaaacagaatgCGATGCGGACGCGGGAGGCCCTGCTCTgggagctggaggagaagcAGCTTCACGAACGCCATCAGCTTTCGAAGAGGCACGTGAAGGAAATCTGCTTCATGCAGCGCCATCAGATGATCGTCCGCCACGAGAAGGAGCTCGATCAGGTGAAGCGCATGCTGCAGCGCAAGGAGGAGGACATGGTCAAGAAGCAGACGCTCGAGAAGCGTGCCCTGCCCAAGCGTATCCGCGCCGAGCGCAAGGCCCGCGACCTCATGTTCCGCGAATCGTTGCGCATTTCGACGAACCTGGATCCAGAGATCGAGCGCGATCGCGTTAAGAAGGTAAGCAGAAAGCCTAGAGCCTCAAAACAGAA is a window of Drosophila pseudoobscura strain MV-25-SWS-2005 chromosome 3, UCI_Dpse_MV25, whole genome shotgun sequence DNA encoding:
- the Slik gene encoding serine/threonine-protein kinase 10 isoform X4, with amino-acid sequence MSFITNLKKVFHLGGGEAKKKRLYNNIKMDSDPAEFWEMVGELGDGAFGKVYKAQHKEHRRFAAAKMCTLEDEENLSDHMVEIDILSEIKHPNIVELYEAFSLEDKLWMLIEYCDGGALDSIMVELEKPLTEPQIAYVCKHMTEGLTFLHKNKVIHRDLKAGNVLLTMEGGVKLADFGVSAKNKHTMQKHDTFIGTPYWMAPELVLCETFRDNPYDHKVDIWSLGITLIELAQMEPPNSEMSPMRVLLKIQKSEPPKLEQPSRWSKEFNDFLKKSLVKDPQLRPTSDVLVQHSFINRDLDCKPIKDLLLEYKAEVVEEVVDDETEEPRNSALQLDLDDDSASLRSQDIDKRTPTSILRDSKEQSQPAAVAAAAAVAANKATIPDKQSNHKEDNALVLAEPAALPPHTKVPAPAPPNSFAQQNQQQQQPQPQTQAVVAAAPVVAPAAVLQKIPEDFAAVEADKKHFIKKEKGKAPPPPSTTSSPSGATAAIAAASAKPQTTPEPPSHSPTSAIEVAIGGPEAMEQQKPQPPSPTASSIISVQSVASSNASSSSGGSVSNAVLSSSTSLITINSDAPPQQQQLHLQPQPHQPQHLVLPNSLESVSQITVVTSTHPPVIIDNSVPPQNEVVIVSNDLNKSTHLNESSTDDDFPSLDDSLGDATTPPHKQSSMILSVNEPSGAPQAPPQPAGAVHARKLDESEVLIVSPSFGDDDSAYNTASGSHSHDHSDQLMDTSHVSVVTVGDEVIKVKDSSNEVLKRPQPNGIVPEDVNIIVNRFKPSSDHEKRTSPDSSLSENGSVRGRRGIEVQISGSDVDSIGTNTSQDSRHETDHKPQAQQQTPASVLMPPPPPSYNNHTQTIDEEEEVVIRPKTRVPPVAKSGGSSGLTKEEIELRNLRKKTRKRTRKFEIDGVQMTTTTSRVIYGDEENGRIYDDHDFRKQELRELKMLQKQEKKQQNELHVKEQMAKEQQDRRFEQERSSLEKTYEADMDMLARQHKQLVEKTEQTQENELRSSSKRIRSEQEQELKIFRENLKQEIRLLKQEVDLFPKDKRKDEFKQRRSAMELDHEEKERAFLDSLKERHELLLRRLSEKHRDHLATINRNFLQQKQNAMRTREALLWELEEKQLHERHQLSKRHVKEICFMQRHQMIVRHEKELDQVKRMLQRKEEDMVKKQTLEKRALPKRIRAERKARDLMFRESLRISTNLDPEIERDRVKKFQEQEKKRYMQEERRFDIKHQKQLEELRATRESAIRELEQLQNEKRKALVEHEHVKLQEIDERLKAELREWREQLVPRKQRVNALIKTAIDEHEKRFGLVSNRAEFEDQEVELPVRLRGIFNDRSTRLVPRNTFIDVQQMPRSRSSLLMMGGSAGRLYNFRGSAPDLSRSVPSTPIMHKQQRAQMMGDLVLEEDEDLLVEQMKRASVTTLPAQSQLRLITTQTATQMPTNELVKVVTSTPPLNSAEEPNGKPAMSTFRQSTPTPPPLPKTPDDLGLVSNRFSRIDVKAAEQASVELRIQEGPVLTAHTKRLLHSTSFAIKRPSLASRSSGRSSLSSAQSMYNMNELANSRYTSDAELIFSDAGLKAAALLDEVQPDLRSSVKPGHSRLNGSSVSADSAASTDDFYYELYAQKYKLPRVNQRQLSLEEDASAV
- the Slik gene encoding serine/threonine-protein kinase 10 isoform X3, with the protein product MSFITNLKKVFHLGGGEAKKKRLYNNIKMDSDPAEFWEMVGELGDGAFGKVYKAQHKEHRRFAAAKMCTLEDEENLSDHMVEIDILSEIKHPNIVELYEAFSLEDKLWMLIEYCDGGALDSIMVELEKPLTEPQIAYVCKHMTEGLTFLHKNKVIHRDLKAGNVLLTMEGGVKLADFGVSAKNKHTMQKHDTFIGTPYWMAPELVLCETFRDNPYDHKVDIWSLGITLIELAQMEPPNSEMSPMRVLLKIQKSEPPKLEQPSRWSKEFNDFLKKSLVKDPQLRPTSDVLVQHSFINRDLDCKPIKDLLLEYKAEVVEEVVDDETEEPRNSALQLDLDDDSASLRSQDIDKLPGTPTSILRDSKEQSQPAAVAAAAAVAANKATIPDKQSNHKEDNALVLAEPAALPPHTKVPAPAPPNSFAQQNQQQQQPQPQTQAVVAAAPVVAPAAVLQKIPEDFAAVEADKKHFIKKEKGKAPPPPSTTSSPSGATAAIAAASAKPQTTPEPPSHSPTSAIEVAIGGPEAMEQQKPQPPSPTASSIISVQSVASSNASSSSGGSVSNAVLSSSTSLITINSDAPPQQQQLHLQPQPHQPQHLVLPNSLESVSQITVVTSTHPPVIIDNSVPPQNEVVIVSNDLNKSTHLNESSTDDDFPSLDDSLGDATTPPHKQSSMILSVNEPSGAPQAPPQPAGAVHARKLDESEVLIVSPSFGDDDSAYNTASGSHSHDHSDQLMDTSHVSVVTVGDEVIKVKDSSNEVLKRPQPNGIVPEDVNIIVNRFKPSSDHEKRTSPDSSLSENGSVRGRRGIEVQISGSDVDSIGTNTSQDSRHETDHKPQAQQQTPASVLMPPPPPSYNNHTQTIDEEEEVVIRPKTRVPPVAKSGGSSGLTKEEIELRNLRKKTRKRTRKFEIDGVQMTTTTSRVIYGDEENGRIYDDHDFRKQELRELKMLQKQEKKQQNELHVKEQMAKEQQDRRFEQERSSLEKTYEADMDMLARQHKQLVEKTEQTQENELRSSSKRIRSEQEQELKIFRENLKQEIRLLKQEVDLFPKDKRKDEFKQRRSAMELDHEEKERAFLDSLKERHELLLRRLSEKHRDHLATINRNFLQQKQNAMRTREALLWELEEKQLHERHQLSKRHVKEICFMQRHQMIVRHEKELDQVKRMLQRKEEDMVKKQTLEKRALPKRIRAERKARDLMFRESLRISTNLDPEIERDRVKKFQEQEKKRYMQEERRFDIKHQKQLEELRATRESAIRELEQLQNEKRKALVEHEHVKLQEIDERLKAELREWREQLVPRKQRVNALIKTAIDEHEKRFGLVSNRAEFEDQEVELPVRLRGIFNDRSTRLVPRNTFIDVQQMPRSRSSLLMMGGSAGRLYNFRGSAPDLSRSVPSTPIMHKQQRAQMMGDLVLEEDEDLLVEQMKRASVTTLPAQSQLRLITTQTATQMPTNELVKVVTSTPPLNSAEEPNGKPAMSTFRQSTPTPPPLPKTPDDLGLVSNRFSRIDVKAAEQASVELRIQEGPVLTAHTKRLLHSTSFAIKRPSLASRSSGRSSLSSAQSMYNMNELANSRYTSDAELIFSDAGLKAAALLDEVQPDLRSSVKPGHSRLNGSSVSADSAASTDDFYYELYAQKYKLPRVNQRQLSLEEDASAV
- the Slik gene encoding serine/threonine-protein kinase 10 isoform X2, coding for MSFITNLKKVFHLGGGEAKKKRLYNNIKMDSDPAEFWEMVGELGDGAFGKVYKAQHKEHRRFAAAKMCTLEDEENLSDHMVEIDILSEIKHPNIVELYEAFSLEDKLWMLIEYCDGGALDSIMVELEKPLTEPQIAYVCKHMTEGLTFLHKNKVIHRDLKAGNVLLTMEGGVKLADFGVSAKNKHTMQKHDTFIGTPYWMAPELVLCETFRDNPYDHKVDIWSLGITLIELAQMEPPNSEMSPMRVLLKIQKSEPPKLEQPSRWSKEFNDFLKKSLVKDPQLRPTSDVLVQHSFINRDLDCKPIKDLLLEYKAEVVEEVVDDETEKLKRQVKRRSLYQREPRNSALQLDLDDDSASLRSQDIDKRTPTSILRDSKEQSQPAAVAAAAAVAANKATIPDKQSNHKEDNALVLAEPAALPPHTKVPAPAPPNSFAQQNQQQQQPQPQTQAVVAAAPVVAPAAVLQKIPEDFAAVEADKKHFIKKEKGKAPPPPSTTSSPSGATAAIAAASAKPQTTPEPPSHSPTSAIEVAIGGPEAMEQQKPQPPSPTASSIISVQSVASSNASSSSGGSVSNAVLSSSTSLITINSDAPPQQQQLHLQPQPHQPQHLVLPNSLESVSQITVVTSTHPPVIIDNSVPPQNEVVIVSNDLNKSTHLNESSTDDDFPSLDDSLGDATTPPHKQSSMILSVNEPSGAPQAPPQPAGAVHARKLDESEVLIVSPSFGDDDSAYNTASGSHSHDHSDQLMDTSHVSVVTVGDEVIKVKDSSNEVLKRPQPNGIVPEDVNIIVNRFKPSSDHEKRTSPDSSLSENGSVRGRRGIEVQISGSDVDSIGTNTSQDSRHETDHKPQAQQQTPASVLMPPPPPSYNNHTQTIDEEEEVVIRPKTRVPPVAKSGGSSGLTKEEIELRNLRKKTRKRTRKFEIDGVQMTTTTSRVIYGDEENGRIYDDHDFRKQELRELKMLQKQEKKQQNELHVKEQMAKEQQDRRFEQERSSLEKTYEADMDMLARQHKQLVEKTEQTQENELRSSSKRIRSEQEQELKIFRENLKQEIRLLKQEVDLFPKDKRKDEFKQRRSAMELDHEEKERAFLDSLKERHELLLRRLSEKHRDHLATINRNFLQQKQNAMRTREALLWELEEKQLHERHQLSKRHVKEICFMQRHQMIVRHEKELDQVKRMLQRKEEDMVKKQTLEKRALPKRIRAERKARDLMFRESLRISTNLDPEIERDRVKKFQEQEKKRYMQEERRFDIKHQKQLEELRATRESAIRELEQLQNEKRKALVEHEHVKLQEIDERLKAELREWREQLVPRKQRVNALIKTAIDEHEKRFGLVSNRAEFEDQEVELPVRLRGIFNDRSTRLVPRNTFIDVQQMPRSRSSLLMMGGSAGRLYNFRGSAPDLSRSVPSTPIMHKQQRAQMMGDLVLEEDEDLLVEQMKRASVTTLPAQSQLRLITTQTATQMPTNELVKVVTSTPPLNSAEEPNGKPAMSTFRQSTPTPPPLPKTPDDLGLVSNRFSRIDVKAAEQASVELRIQEGPVLTAHTKRLLHSTSFAIKRPSLASRSSGRSSLSSAQSMYNMNELANSRYTSDAELIFSDAGLKAAALLDEVQPDLRSSVKPGHSRLNGSSVSADSAASTDDFYYELYAQKYKLPRVNQRQLSLEEDASAV